The genomic stretch TCTCAACTCTCAAGGAGTACTAAGAAGGGTGCTAACGGAAATGGGACCCCCCACATAATAAGAAGCTAAAAAAACGAAGCACATGTCTTTGGAATCCAACGATCATGATGCCAATAAAAATGGAAAATTAAAGAGCAAAGTAATGAGAAAATGACTTGTCACCGTGAAGCTAAATGGCATCATACTGTACCCTGCTGGTTACGAAATAACGAAAAAGTCAAAGCGACGGACATGTGAGGGAAAAAAACTTCTTTTTAACATTTATGAAATGACCACCTATTTGTTTCGTTTACCAGGTTCATACCCAACAGAATCTAAGAAATCAAATGCATTCCAAACGGAGATGAGTTGCTTCCAAGTTCATGTCCTCGACGCGTGACAGGATGAAGCTGAATATAGCCCAATCACCGGTGGGGGTTGGAGGACGGGCGCGGGAATATGCGTTGCCGGCCGTGGCAGTGGTTAATTAGGCTCTTCGAAACACCCTAGAGGGCTGGGTTTCCGCGACTTTGTCATCTTCGACCAAGCGATGATATTGAGCAAGCAATGCGCGGCTGGTCACCGAACCTTCATATCTATGAGCGAGAACGCTGGAAACAATGATATTTCCCGGACACAGATTTTTCTACCTACTGCAAACTGAGATCCTTGTCATTTACTTGGAGGTCCGTTATTTCTGGACATGAGCTTTGTTATAAACGCGACAGTCAAATGAACGAAGAGTGAACAAAGCACACGCACGGcacacaagattttaacgtggaaaacccctctacaacaaaaagaagaaaaaaaacgcaTTCAGCAaaccttcactatatcgggagtgcTTACACAACGGCGTGAGTTTTCAATGAGGAGGTCAACCCTAGCTAGCATCTTACAAGATGTATTATAGATGGACATAACGATCCCTACGTACCAATAGGGGAGGGGGGGCACTTGCCTCCCCTCTTCCCAGACATCACTATAGGGCACACCATATGGGCCTAACAGCCCAAGCCTCCCGGCGCCAAGCCTTGCTCCACTCGTCAGAAGTTAAGCCCCCTTTATATAAATTTGGATCAGAACAAGTCAAACTTCTCAAAATCTTCCCGGCTGATCAAAAGATGGGATGTGGAGTTGTTCCCCCGGACTTAGTGGAAACTCCGTCCTCTTGTGTAGCTAAGGGACAACGGGTTTTCCTTCTCCTGAGCTCGAGCTCGACCACGCGAGCACTGGCGATTTCAAAAGAACACTTTTTTATGAAGATTTCATTGGTCTCCGATTCTATTGCTAGGGTCATAAATAAGTGATATCAAAACTCCAACGGTGGCAGACTTTGAGTCATGTTTGTTTAAGTTCTCGAGTAGGAATTCAAGTGTTGTAAAACATAAAATTGGCTCGATCTGCTGAGCCCTAGGTTAGTAATTTATTGGCATGGCCTGCAAGACCAACCGAGCGCTTGTTTCTCCTGTTTGCAACAGGAGGACAACATAGAACACATCCTCGTTCAGTGTCCGTTCGCTAGGCGGGTTTGGATGGTTTGTTTGCAGGCGGCTGGGCTGCCGATCCAGGAACGTAATGCGGACACCAcatggcaagattggtggctacaGTCGAGGAGCAGGGTACAAGCGAGGGATAGAAGGAAATATGACTCCTTGGTGATATCGGTGGCTTGGATGCTGTGGAAGCAGCGAAATGCTCTTGTTTTTGGAAACACCAGGGAACAATGCTCAGTACTTCAGCTTGCGGAGCGTATCAAAGCAGAACTTAACATGTGGCTGATGGCGAGAATTGGAGGGAGCCGGAGAGAGCAGGGAGAGTAGTCCTAGTTGGATAGAGGAGGGATGGGCCAGGTTTTAGATCAGTTCcttgtgtgagtgtgtgtgtgttAGCCAATCCAATTGCCTCCAATTGGCTCTTTGGCTATCTTGTAAATGAGTTtctaccttctataaagataaggcacgctattggcgtgctctcgaaaaaaagtAATTTATCTGTCGGTGTTATCCTGGAGTAAGAACTTTTTAATAAGTATCTTTCGATCCATAAAGTTCCACGTTCTCTGAAAACGAAATCATGCATGGTCAGCCTTCCATATTGTGGTCTGTCTTCCATATTGACAGACCATAGAATGTTTTGCGTGGTCAGCCGAGGATGAACTATATTATAAACTAAAACACCAGCCGTATAGCAACTTCTGTACATACTGTATCACATCAAGTTTCATCATCCCATTGTTCACCTTGCACACATTGGCAGATGAACGAATAGTCAATGCACCACTTCATTAATCAACTATGCTAGTGTTAAGTCTATCATAATAACAGTAGTAGCTGTACGAGACTAAGAGTACAGTACAGTAGTAAGATAATTACAACTTGCACCGTAAGAAAAAAAGATTACTCCTACAGTACTACATCTTGATCTTGTAATAGTAGTCCAATAGTTAGAGGACAAAGTACAACTGGGCGTGAGCAGTTACCACGAGAAGCTCCACTCAATAACGCCAAAGATGCAGGTACTGTACGTGGTAATGTTTTGTTTTAGCACCAAAAAAATATAACCAATGCCCTGGCCCACTGGTCAGAGGTTTGCGCAATTCGCCCACCCACCACCGCCACGCTTGACATCCATCAGGGCCCGCCGTCTCGCCCACGCAGGGCACGTTCAGGGGCAGATCCGTCATTTTGGTCCCCGAAAACCCGCCTCGCGGGCACGGCTTCGGGTCGGACGGACCACGGCGCGCACTTGTCTTAAATGCACGGCCGGTTTTGCGCACAGGCGCGCATCGCACCGCACCGCACACTCCTCCCGCGAGAGTCGAGACGCCAGCACAGGCACAGCCGCGCTGCAGTGAcaggagggaggcggcggagagCTCGGCTGCTCGGGGTCCGAGCGGGCGGCCGCGGAATGCGGGCCGGCGTTTCTCGGTGCCGGGCTGCCTGATTCGGCGGTTTTGTCCGGCGGCGGGACGGACCACGGAGGCGAACGGCGGCGGGGCCTTGGAGGGGCGGGCGGTTGGTCGATTCGCGCGGCCGCGAGGGGAGGCCGGAATTCTCTGCCCCCGCGCCGGCCGGGCGTTCTCTTCTTGCTCGCGGGGAGGGAGCATGGCGCGGGCGGAGCTCGGCTCTGGCTGCAGCAAGGCTGGGATGTGGGGCCGATTTTCTTTCCCGAGGTATGGAAATTTCGTGCTCGAGTACAATGCAGTTCGTTCCTCTCGTTTCTTTCTGTTGCTGTCAATCGCACGCACGATGTCCTTCGTGAAATACTATGGCTGCTGCTGGTCGGTCTTTTTCTGCGCACTTATTGTTGTtcttaaaaaatgaaaataaaaaatataatgtATGCGTATACAAAGTGTTAATTTGCGGACTTAAACGCCCTCCAGTGTGTAGTATACCGCCATTCATTGAGGCCATTTAGTAGCTTCAATTTCTAGATTCCGTAATCTTTATCCCTTTCACTGACCATCGCTGCACCTGTAACCGTAAACCTGGAGCTGCAAAATAGGCAGCAGAACAGCGAAAATGCAAGTGAGCAGACCGGCCATGTGGCTGCAAGCAGCAAACTTACATTTACCCGTCCGATCCCCAATCTTGATGCTCTAGCCTCTAGGGGAACATGAAAGCGTGGACTCTTACGAATTGCGATCTCACTGTTGCGAGAAAAGTACCGCActgcatttttttttttagaatcacAGGGTACCGCACTGCATTTCTACTGCCGCAAACTGTTGTATTTGTATGTAGTGCGCAGAGAGCGATAGCTCTCGCCGTGCACATTTGTCCCATGGCGCGAAGCCTGAGATGCCCTGCTCTAGCGTCATGCCAGGGTGTGTGCCGTGCTGCCCATGATCACATACGTCCACTAAACGAGCAGAGAGCCCCCACGACGATGCCCTCCAAACACCATCATAGCAGTATTTTTCTTCCTCTCGTCTTCCCCTTGGTGTCTTGCATCTGAGACCACCTGCTTTACGCGCTGGATGGACTCTTTGGTTTGGTGCTACCGCTTTTTTATTCATTCAAAGCGCTCGGTCCTTCTGAAGACAACTCCATTACTCGCAGTAATGGAGCCTTCGTGTTAGTACGTCCTCTGATCTCCGGTGCTGCTTTTGTGCATGTTACATTACACCAGTGAGCGCGAAGGATCTCACGAATGCGCTGTGCTGTGCTTTTCCTTTATCAATGGCAAGTCCTATTGGAACGCCGCCTTGTCACTATCCCCGTGTCCTTTTTTTTCCTGTTATGTCCAAAGCGGCCTTGTTTAGGCGTTAAGGAAACTGAGGTGTCCTCTGCGGGAAAAAGGCTAAAGTGTGCTGATACTGCTTTATCAAAAGATATGTGTGTTTCGTTTTGTGTAGCACATGACCACACCGGCCCCATCTCGAAAATAAAAAACTCAAGATAAACCTGCAATGATGAATTTGGAGGGTGGGGCTTTAAATTGGTTTAGTCTAAAGAGAAGACAAGAATGGCATTCGTTGTAATGTTCCTTTGCAAGGGGAGGTTGGTGTGTAGCGGTTGAGAAACCTGATGGCCACCTGAACGTATCGACCAGTGGTAGCACTTTGTCATTTTTCTTATGAATTATAGTATGTTTTACTCCAATAATGATAGCTGTTAGATGTCACTAACGAGGAACACTTATGATGCAAAGTGTCTAAAGCTGTTGGTATTTCAAATACTGAGAGATATGTAGGTTCCTTCTTAAGAGCTGTTGGTATTATTGAATAAAAAGCTACACTTTTACTGTTTACGTAGAGTGATCTCCTTGCTATTAGAAGCCGGGGCCAATAGCAGATCCTATTGATCTCACAATAGGCTCCTTTGTGGCCATCAAAATTTCTATTCTCTGGCAGGACCAGGAATCTGACATTACAGTTTCCAAAACCAGACCTTGTATTCCAAACATCGGTGAAAATGATTCTTGTAAGCTGTTAATGGATAATAGCATTTTTCTTTCATCCTGTTGCATAGCCCTCTCGGTAGTTCTACATTATTGGTCCTTCATAAAGACATTGCAATGACAGAAGGAAAGGGTATTTCTCTTCTCTTTGCCTTTTCTCAAGGTCTGTCAAGAAATTAGTTTAGTTGATTGCTTAATCACGAAGCAACTGTATCTAGATTACAAAACTCATGTGCTTCATCAGTTCATTTTTATGTCCAAAATTTCTTGCACTTAGGTGTATTTTTCCACTTATAACTGTATATAATTCTGACTCTGCATGTTATGAACCACTCCCACTTACTCTTGACTTGGTTTTCCTTTTTTGTGCAGGAGTGAAGCATTGATGACCCTCAGATTATAATTCtggttctccttgttcttctagCCATCCTAACAATGCAACATCTTGTGCTCATAGCTTTTCTTTCGGCTTCACTGTTCTTTCCACACCCTCCTTGTGCCAATGGTGCTGATCTGAACTCCGACAAACAAGCCCTTCTTGCGTTTGCCGCATCTCTGCCtcatgcaagaaagatcaactggACCCTCACAACCCAGGTCTGCAGATCTTGGGTTGGGGTTACATGCACACCAGATGGGAAGCGTGTGCGTATGCTGCGGCTACCTGCAATAGGACTATTTGGTCCTATGCCCACGAACATACTTGGCAAGCTTGATGCCTTGGAGGTGTTGAGCCTTCGATCTAATCGTCTTACTGTTGGCCTCCCCCCTGATGTACCGTCCATTCCTTCTCTGCACTCTCTTTACCTTCAGCACAATAACTTGTCAGGAATAATACCGACTTCCCTGTCTTCAAATCTAGCATTCCTCGACCTGTCGTACAACTCATTTGTTGGTGAAATACCGTTGAAAGTGCAAAATATCACTCAACTTACTGGGTTGTCTCTCCAGAACAACTCTCTTTCTGGGCCCATCCCTGATCTTCACCTCCCCAATCTGAaatatttgaatttgagcaaCAATAACTTTAGTGGGGCCATACCGCTTTCTCTGCAGAAGTTTCCAGCCAATTCTTTCTTGGGGAATGCTTTTCTATGTGGGTTTCCCTTGGAACCATGTCCAAgaacaccttctccttctccaaaTGCACCATCTCCCCAGGGCAGCAAAGAAGGCTTTTGGAAAGGGCTTTGGAGAAAGCATCACAGTATTATCATAATCGCACTAATTGCTGGAGGAGGGGTAGTATTGCTGATTTTGATTATCATACTCTTCATATGCATCTtcaagagaaagagaggtggggAACTTGGCACAGGTTCATCTTCATCCAAAGGAAAGGGTGTTGCGGGTGGAAGAGCAGAAAAATCCAAGCAAGAATACAGCAGTGGTGTTCAAGAAGCAGAGAGGAACAAATTAGTTTTCTTTGAGGGCTGTTCGTATAATTTTGACTTGGAGGATCTGTTGAGGGCTTCAGCTGAAGTCCTTGGAAAAGGAAGTCACGGTACGACCTACAAAGCCGTTCTTGAGGATGGCACAACAGTGGTTGTGAAGAGACTAAAGGAAGTGGTGGCAGGAAAGAAGGAATTCGAACAGCAAATGGAGATAATTGATAGGCTTGGCCAGCACCACCAGGGTGTTGTTCCCTTGCGTGCTTTCTATTACTCCAAGGACGAGAAGCTCTTGGTTTATGAC from Lolium rigidum isolate FL_2022 chromosome 4, APGP_CSIRO_Lrig_0.1, whole genome shotgun sequence encodes the following:
- the LOC124706784 gene encoding probable inactive receptor kinase At5g58300 yields the protein MQHLVLIAFLSASLFFPHPPCANGADLNSDKQALLAFAASLPHARKINWTLTTQVCRSWVGVTCTPDGKRVRMLRLPAIGLFGPMPTNILGKLDALEVLSLRSNRLTVGLPPDVPSIPSLHSLYLQHNNLSGIIPTSLSSNLAFLDLSYNSFVGEIPLKVQNITQLTGLSLQNNSLSGPIPDLHLPNLKYLNLSNNNFSGAIPLSLQKFPANSFLGNAFLCGFPLEPCPRTPSPSPNAPSPQGSKEGFWKGLWRKHHSIIIIALIAGGGVVLLILIIILFICIFKRKRGGELGTGSSSSKGKGVAGGRAEKSKQEYSSGVQEAERNKLVFFEGCSYNFDLEDLLRASAEVLGKGSHGTTYKAVLEDGTTVVVKRLKEVVAGKKEFEQQMEIIDRLGQHHQGVVPLRAFYYSKDEKLLVYDYVPPGSLSAALHGNKSAGRAPLDWETRVRISLGAARAIAHLHTEGGGKFIHGNIKSNNILLSQELSACVSDFGLAQLMATPHVHPRLIGYRAPEVLEGKKPTQKSDVYSFGVLLLEMLTGKAPLRSPGRDDSIEHLPRWVQSVVREEWTSEVFDVDLLRHPNTEDEMVQLLQVGMACVAIPPDQRPRMEDVVRRIEEIRSSGSGTTTRTSPEDKPREEHIQIT